The nucleotide window caatagctaaatttttcactgcgttcaacccacccttgcacacactaacATTTGCCTTGTAaatggtgcaacacttctttcctctggctgcaatcaacgaacccttaatgagcttccagcgcccaccagtaaaccggctttcatagtcatcatcatccaacctttccgtcgacatcaagttgaggcgaaggtctggaatgtgcctcacatccctaagaACCAACGTGCAatccacatcggtcttcacacaaatatcaccaacccctacgatcttcgatacgctagaatttctcatcttcacggtcccatagtcacctgacttgtagcttatgAAGAAGTCCCTGTATGGattcgcatgaaaagaagcttccgAGTCAATCACTCAATCAGTGTCCTGACTCATAGTCGTGAGACATATATTGTGatctgctaaaagaataactacaacatcgcCATCTGAAGTGACTATAGAGGAATCTGattcattttccttctcttttccttttcctttcttgttgttcttattcttacgacattcatgcttatagtggcccttcttgccacaatttcagcattcaacatccttcctggtacttgacttgcatcttgatttatctcgggccttcctgcccttcctgttctttcctcttccCCGTTCCTGTGTAACAAGGGCCTTTTACTGAGTAGACCcctaagacttcctccttgtctcctcattgaagagacagctagttacctaTTCCATGGATACATTTCCATCTGGCGctaagttacttagagacaccatcaatgtctcccaactatcaggcaatgagctaagcaatagcaaagcctgtaatttATCATCCAGGACTatcttcatagtggagagctggttcaatatattgctaacctcattcatgtgctcgaccacagaaccactatctttaaacttgagattcataagtcgtcgtatcaagaaaatcttatcgccggctgtcttcctctcatacagcccttgtaatttcagcTATAGGATggtggctgaggtctccgtagacacatggtagaATACGAAATCgttcaaccattgtctaataaactccaccgccttccgatccaatttctttcaatcatcatcaaacatatccttggattttgttgATATGTCTAAAATTGGTGAATATAAGTCCTTGTaataaagtaagtcctccattttagccttccatatggtccagttagaaccattaaggctgatcatccttaatgagtcaccttccataatttaGAACCGATCttactccgttcaatgaacttagctctgataccactttgttaggggccttgcacaaaaccttatgatctagcctcccaaaacaaaccaaaattatgggataataaagtaatgaaataaattaaagcacaaaccacaccacataagagatttttatatggaaaaccctcaaagaggtaaaaaccacgggacctcgtctagatcaacaatccattatgaagtagaacattataaccttcttcactcacgcaagagtggataaataataaaataataaaagaaaaacggacagatctcaccgatcacaaggATGTAAAAGCGTTGAGATGTTGAttacacagtagatcacctccacgcGCATAACCTCCCTTTTACAagcttcatttctctctttctctctctctctctcacctttgatagccctaaaccctttagcaaactcttgcaaagctttaggaaaccctcttgcattgcctaaAAGAGCCCtaagcacccctatttatagtttaaaaaATTTCCTTTCGTACCCCTTGCGAAAGGGCCTCGAATTTTCGTAGTccacacaagatccggactcaaatctgcgtaagctcgactggttgagccgaGTCCtagaccggtcgagcggcccacttgaccggtcgagcacctccctcgattggtcgaacaCCTCAGAGAAAATACATCAATTaatcactggactttgagtcgagccctactcgactggttgagcaccacccacgaccggtcgagcagcgcagTGAATTACTCCGAATTTTCAACCCGCTGCACTGTCTCTCCCCTGAactgaggaaaaccccatcatccaTGCCCTTCATATTGGTCCCCGTGAGATCTAGGATGAAAGTGATCAAAATCACATCAAATGGTTGAAGATTGATGGTCTATTACATTGACTGAATGAGAACCTTCAATGGGATAAAACCCATCATCATTGCTCATCCAAGGCTACTCTAATTAATCCAAAACCATTAATCACAAGGCAATGAAAAACCATGCATCATACACAAAGACCCACCTAAAATAGCCTACATGCATACCTCTTAAACATCCAATTCAAAATTTGGATCCATTTGAATGCATGGGAATGTGCCAAATTAAATAGGATGAATCTCCTAATTCAGGAATTCGATCCACATGAAATGAAAATAGTGAGAAGATTCATGTTTAGAATATGTTGTAGAGCGGGCTACAAATCTATTCTTGGCACAATTGGACCAAAACAAGTCCGGACGGAAGTGGACATAGTTAGTCAAATCCGGGCCCATTCCTATGTAAGGCATTACTTAATTGGGCCCAAGCATATCCGGATTGAATCCGGATAGGGAGATTTTCATTCAAAGTGTGTATGAATTGTAacttgactataacttttgattcaGGTATCGTTATGAGACACATGACCTATGAATTTTTACTGTAACATGCCTCTAGGGTTAATGAACCCCGTAGTAGGTTGTGTCGGTCCGTGTTGCGAGAAATCACTTCCTTCcaattcaaaattacaattttaggaaaaacttattatttttaatgttttaatttGGACATATCTCCTTCATTTTAGAATTTTAGTATATGCAATTTTCTTAAGAATTACTTCTAATCATGTTAGGAAACATCCGGCTCGATTAAATTACGACTTTCGACTTTTAGTAAAAAATTCTATTTCTGGTAAATTCTAGTTTAGTCAAATTAGTACTCCTAATTAgttttcttgctttttctttaAAAGTGATGTAATCAAAAGTTTGAGCATTattgaataataaaattttatattttcctttgaATTCAAGTTTTTCATACTGGAGATAGAAGGTGATATTCCTCCTCACACCATCCCTTGTGTCAAATATTACGATCTAGACGTTTTTCAATGAAAAAAGACATTgatagaatttctagaaaaaaaaaaaaacctcaaaaattaATGGTACATGTCAAAATGGATCACTCTAATAACACTAATGGGATTTCACGAAGAATGCGGTGGAATTCAATTTTTCTCTGaatagaaatataaatcacatcATCTAGAACCTCCTAATGACATGTACATCAGATTTCAAAAGAGAATGCATGATTAGGGTAGTTTGCAATCCCAGCCTCAGCCTGTTCAAAGCAAAGGacaggtggggtagtacccaatccacatccGTACGTATTAAAGTCCGCCTGCCTTTCATTAGTTTCTCATTCACAACCATCTAAAGTGGGAGCCGGGCTGGAGTAAGCAACCCATCAGTGTCTGCGTAGGAAGTCGGCTGTCTTTCATTTTAGTTTTTTCGTTCATGAATCATCTAGAGTGggacccattttaaaatttttaaatgcaTGATTATGAAATTAGAAATCGAAGGTAGAAAACGATAGGGTGATACGTAACATTATAAGACCAAGGTCATAGGTTCGAGTGTCCATTGTGGTATAAAAAAGTCACTGGTATATGAGCGTGTGTGTAAAAATattgccatgtggggcccacagtttatTAGAGTGGACGAATcctatgaacggtctggatggcatataaacattgtagtcggctccaggaaggtttcagtggtgaGTGTTTTCTTTCTcactttttcaagtggtatggtccacctgagttttggatcaatggagtggatttgtcaactTCCTGCGGCTGGGGCACAAACAATTCGAGTCCAATATTCATCGGGACTGTCCAACTAATGTGACCAATCATGGATGGCTGATTTCTCTGAAATAATACTTAAGACAGCTTTATCTAGAACTTTGCTTCGTTTTCTCTACTCAATATGTAAAGTTAATAATCCTTTCTGTTTTCGACCGTAGGATTGAAGGCTAAGGATCAAATGGCTAAGATTATCCAATCTTTATATACCTTCAACCATGTCTCCATCCCTGTTAAGTGACCGTAAATGGACGGTCATGAATGATAAGCCATCCTGCCACCTGTGCTGTGAACAGACGGCTATGCGATGGTCCAGATCTACCGACCATACCGTATCATCCCCACGGGCACAGATCAGGTGTTATGCGGGTGTTACCCctacggtagggcccaccttgatgatatattgtatatccactccgtgcattcgtttttccagcccatttaggACACGGTCTCAAACATTAGGCAtttataaatctcagatggaccacaccataagaaatagtgatgaatgaacGTTCACTATTATAAATTTTCAAGACACACTATGAGTAaatccataatatttatttgtcatccaacccgttgataaagtCAACAGGATGAAGGAAAGTATaaagattagcttgattcaaaactttagctatccataatatttatttgtcatgcaactcatttttatttttattttttttcccaaaaaattcatttcatttctaAATGGTATAGACTTTACAAGGCTCCATACAAAAGAGAAGTAATGACCcctcccaacaaaaaaaaaagagggggcgAAACAAAAAGGGGGGGACACAGGCATCCACCAAACTACTAAAAAAGGCAAAGGTAATCGATCTGAGCGATCCCAACCCGGCCCTATCTAAGAAGATCATTCCTCGGACGAGGAGAGAAAGGGACCTAGAATGAAGATAAATCGAAGACTGTTGAAGAAGATTCCCTTCCCTAGCCATACCATCTGCTGGACCGTTATCTTCTCTAAGAATGTGAGCGAAAGAAAAATTACCCAGCCGACGTAAACGGTTGATTCTAGACAGCCAAGGATTCCACTTTCAAGGGGTCTTAGATTGATTTGTGAGACTATGAAACACCAATTTTGAATCAGTTTCAACAATTACCCTGTCCAAACCTTTTTCCAAACAGAGCATCATCCCGTCATGAATAGCACGAAGTTCCACCATATTATTAGAACCGACCCTGTAAGCCACAGTGAAGTCAAATAGAAAAGCAACACATTGATTAAGTCAACTAAAAATGAATGAAAGTAAAATACAAAGATCCAAAAGCATTTGATTCAATTCCATTAATGTTTGGGGAGGACGGGAAGGTTTGGGACTAGGTGGGAAGAAATTGTATTTAGTCCCATGCGGATTTCTGAAATCCATTATATATGTGAGTTGGGATTAAGTGGTATAAAATTATATTCCGTCCCATGTGGGATTTCTGAAATCCATTATATATGTGAGtcctacattgatgcatgtgatttatccatgtcatccatctatattCATCCTTTACATGTGACAATCTAGTTATACACGCTTACTAGTGAGGACATTCATTGTGAATTTGGCTAGTTGATTATAATTTTATGGTCCACCGAACAAGATTCCGCTTAGATCCATGTTTTCCTCTAGCAAGAATTTTATCCTAAACATTGAGATTGGAGAGTGAAAATACGAAAAATACCATAATATTTTTAGACatgcaataataatgttaattATATTTAATACAATTTCGTACCATTTAATCCGACGGACCAAACAATCCCTAATGGTCCTTCACCACATTTTCCAATCTTGTGGTCCACCATAGAATTagataagcttaatttttggaataacgttcattgtttggaaaaaaaaaaaaaaaaaaacgaaacgcattttccaaggtgggccccacacggaaaGTGCTGTTACCCGGACAATAGATAATACGTTTCCCACgtaggataaaacaaatacaccacGGCGGGCCCCACACAGCACATGACAGAACTGTCCGTCTCTAGCCAGGTCCTCCTGGTGGGGTTgttacccaatccgcgcccacgTTTTAATTGTGCGCCAACCAAACCCACTAAGCTGGCCAGATCATCAGATCATACCAAACACATGGACGGCAGCCATGAGCAACTGACCAAGATCGGTCCAACGCGACTGACCGTCTAACGTCTCTATATATACGCAGCGTCCCTATGGACTCATACTCGTGTTTTCCTGATTTCTCTTACTAGAAGAAAGGTTTTTAAAAAAGGTTGCTGCTGAGATACGATATTTCAGACGTTTCTCTTCTGAatttctcatcccttctaatctcaTTTTCTCTTTCCTTCCAAGTCttctatatatatgttttttttaatttccaaTCCATTTCGAATTTGAATTTCCATTTTATTTAGAATTATTTTGTTTTTTCTCGTCTAGAAATTGAAGGTTTTGGAATTTTAGTCTATTTCAAATTCTCCAATTTCTCGCTATGTTTTCAACAAATTTTCATGTCTTTTTGTTATGAGCGCACAGTGATGACTGAGAATGGGTGCGCACATATCTTCCTCCACCCAATTTCGTTTGGCGGGAACGTCAGAACTCAGAAGCATTTCACAGTCCATACCTGTCAGTCTGGATTCTGGAATGGCGGGAGATCTGTGCGCACTGAATCTTATTTCTTTATGGGCGCACACCGTCTATTACTAGTTTCTCTATCATAGTTCACCACCAGTTACACCACTCATCAACCGTGCACGcggtatccagaccgtccaaatcgccGACCCAACTTGGCTTAatgcattatccaaaaattaagCTGAGGTGATGATGGAAACCATCTAATGTAGCCTTAGAATTTGGACCACCCGCAGTTTTACATTCAACctgatagccatcaattggacGGTTGGAATGCTCTATTGATGTATTTTAAGAGTATgccccacaatttagatggtctggatgtgTTGGGATCATTTTTAATATGACGGTGACCGATCATAGGAGGCTATCATTTGTTAAATGATTCCCTTTAACCGTACTAGGGAGGCTGCcaccaggtggctagtggtcggtgccatgtggatcccaccatgattatgtgctttatccacgccgtccatccattttgaaagataatttaaaCGCTTAATCCCAAAATATAGATAGATCTAAAAATTAACTccaccacaccatgggaaaacagtagtaattgaatatccaccattaaaaacctctaaggccccactgtaatggttatttgacatctaacctgttgataagatcatacaaacttggatgaagggtatatatatatatatatatatcagcttgatccaaaacttttgtggccctcgagaattttttaatggtgggcgttcaatcaacactgtgcggtccacttgagatttggatcaacctcatttctgggctcatactataaaatgatatggaagaatgggtcgatggcatggatgaaacacagtgTCGGACCAGGCCTGGTCTGACACTATAAGGCCCAAGCCCAAATGTTCAAATATCAGTTGTGCTCATATCAAACATGGCTTACTAGCCAGTATTAGCCCATGAGGCCGGTCCATGGCTAGGCCAGGCATGTTGGGCTAGGTGGGTCCAATGACTCCAACATGGTCCGGACCCACATCTGCTGATGTCTAGACTGTGTCGACCCAAAGCTTCTTTGCTCTTATTATCCATTCCTAActgagaaggtctcaagtccaaccggttggatcaCAAGGTAAGGTACATCCAGAAGGTAACTTCCAACCTGTTAAGTCCATGTGAAATCTAACCCTTCCATTGGGTTGGTTCCATCATAGGGATCACCTAATGTAAAAAATCCGAcctatctactcatcaggtgggccacaccttgaaaACAATGGATGGCGCTTGATAAATAGCAAACTACATGTGTGGTCCTCTCAATGAGCTGATATGGCAGATTTTATATAAATGATCCTGATGATGGGGCCAACGTATTGGACAGGTTAGATGTCTTACACGTGAAAGGTTGGTAGTTATccaccaagtggaccataacttataatccaaccggttggacttgagaccttctcatCCTAACCGCTCATCTCTCTGCTTTCAACCCACTCATCTGACTGGTCCATTCTTAAAAAAATTTAGGTTGATGGTATAGATagagtggcctacttgatgaacggtttggatgacgtTGATGTCGTCCCATTCAATAACAATCTTTGACCGTatcatttccttttttttaaatttaattccaAAAGCTAATCAAATGCATTAGTATTTAAATCTtctttaattaataaaaaaaattgaaaattgcaATTTTATTTAATCTAATTCCATAAAAATTACAGAgagaagaaatggcgaaagattCGTACGAAGACGCAATTGCAACACTGAATAAATATTTCAGGTAAAGAAATCCCAACCTTTCAATTTTCTCGTGAATTTCTCGTCACGATAAAActctattttgatttttttttttaaatttctcatcaatttatttatttattattattattatttgaaattgCAGCGAGAAGGTGGAGCTTCCGCCCGTGCGGAGCGATTTGCCTCTGCCGCCGCCCGACATGGACCCGGTCGAGAGGATGAGAATCGGGTTCGAGTTCTTCAAGAGGGAGAAGTTTGAGTAAGCATACCCGAACCCGGTCCACCCTTTTTATGACTGAGGTGTACGCTGTGGTTTGTAACGCGCATGCTTTGGTATATGTGGGGCCTTGatttgatgatctaaaccgttgatctaaTTTGGAGTATGATCCATAGGGGCTGATTAAGTAATCTTTGAAATTGGACAATTTTTGGACTGTGGCAAAGCCATCAgtgagcccaaaaatttaatagaCGGTCCTAATCACGCCACAGTTATTAGTTTGGCATGTGTGTGCATGATGGTCAGAAACaaaagaccaatggtctggatttccgCCACATGTGCTCCAAGAGCGTGAGATGGACCACGAAACATGCCTGATTCATTACATGGGTTTGTAACTTTATAATGTATTCTTGCAGCAAGAACCCAGAGCTGTTCTGCAAACTTGCTGAAGGGCAGAGTCCCCCGGTAAGACCTTAATTTCCACAACAATGTAAAGAATTTTAtttcagccgtccatttgttgcTGAGGAGTTGAAAGGACTGATCTTGGTAGGAAGATCTagggagtgtggcccacctcagggAAGCTCGGATCTCATGCACACGTGCCATGTTTGCTGAGGCTCTACACGCATGTGGGCTTAGCTGACCACTGTGAAATTATTCTTTGGCCTGTGATTGTGATATTGGTCAtgcaaaggtggaccccacctatgcaTCATGGACTGTTTTGAGCTGTTTGTCCTACAAAGGCATGCATGACCAAACAGCTGAGGCTGTGTATACAGTTTGTGAGAAAATAGCTCCTAGCAATTTATACATGAGTTGGCAATATGTAACAATTGAAATTGATTCCAACCGttgattgggtgggccacaccttgaccACATTCAAATTTTCAGATAAGGACCGAGCACCCATTTGCCATCCTTGGCTAGAAAAGGCCCCAAATGGGCGTAAAATCAGTACTGTCAAAAGGGAATATTTTAGTCAAACTATCACCTATTATTTATCTATTACCCTAATAACTtaagaattttataatatttattttatgcaTTTGTTCAACTTTCCCTTTAAAAAACTTTAGCTAAATGACCTGAAAACCTTTCTTATTAAAatcgtttttaaaaaaaaaaaaatatttatgggGTCGCAAAATCATTTACGACACCATTCTCATGCAGGGGCATACAACAATAAGTAGGGGTAGGGGTGATCATCAAGTCAAGTCAAACTGAGTTAGGGTTGAACCCActtgatccagttttgaaataggcctaagtTGAACCCGacctgacttggtaccgagtctagcatgcccaACCCAATCCAGAGTGAATTTCtttcatatacaacatggtgaaccATAAGGAGCTTAGGTGTTGcgttgaataaaacacatgcaatcTAACATGTTATAGAGGATTTTGGTTGGTTTACAAGACAGTAAGGTTGTGAACGGGTCAGGCCTGTGTAAGGTCTCAGCCTGGATTTTGAGCTGTTCTAGGCTGGGCCGTGGGTCagtcctattcaaaattctgatttttcagggcCAAGCTCGGCCCATTGACGCCCCCGCAAGAGAGTAATGCCACGTAGACAAGGAGTTTGTTTTGCCTATGTCGGGACTCCGTATAGAGCGCCTGTACCCAATAATtagcccacatgctgagatggtcctAGGATTGTGATATTACTCCTGGGACCATAAATATTCTGTTGTCCTGAAATCACAATTAATAGGcaatcccatccattcatttttagagttgaatttgAGCCCTTCAGactctccttttctctttttttttcttttttttttcctttttttcttgagTTTATCAGTAGGTAGTGATGGCCACATAAGTCTCTTTAGTAGCCCCTGATCATAGAATCTACAATATGAGAATAAATAACCTATTGTCCCAAATTATAGTTAATAGACAATCTTATCCATTAAATTTGAGCCATTCAAGTCAcaatctccttttttttcttaatttatcaATAGGCAGCGATTGTCACAATCgttcttttgtttttttggttaGGTTGTTAGTACACGGCACTTTCAGTTggcacatcactgttagccacccccactaggaatcgatgccaagacctcagtgttaaaacgaggtatctttcactcgtctaccacttgagccatggatcatTCATTTATTGTAAGTTTCTTAAAATAGCCCCTAATCATAGTCCACGGAATGAGCATAAATAACCTATTGTCTCAAAATCACAATTAATAGCTgattatatatatgggaaaaggtactatgcgctccgcctcacgataagctcccgtgaggttaaGCTGTgtaggccccgccatgatgtgtgtcgaccatcaacaccgtgcatttgatgggtcccctctaaattatgggatgtcccaaaaatctcccgtatactgaactcaggtgggccataccatctaaaatcatgtgaagacaccgttaaaacatataaaagcacttggtggggcccacctgagtttttaatgctgctgaaacttggtctgaaccctcattcaagtgggacacacataatggatgggctggatttgcaaaacacatctcagtgggcccaaaaaactgattatgaatgttttaatggtgcacggcccctccccacttctgtatgtggtgtggcccacacaagtcacggattgacttgatttttgagacctagtcccacgatggaatggtgcatctgactgatggggtagattttcaaaatgcatcacagtggggcccacagtacgAGCGCagagtaccttttccctatatatatatatatatatatatatacacacacacatatcccttttcatttatttttaaatttattagtagGTAGTGAAAGGAACAATGACCCTTTAAATGCAAGTTTCTTAAGATTCTGATAGGATTAGTGTTATTAGGTGATTAATAGGTGCATAACTGTAATTCATTAGTAACTATCAGTGTTTCACTTGTATGAAACTTTTCCATGCATGGTTGTATTTGGACTCTCTTGCATCTAAATGACCTACCTAGATGGTCTATTAGGTATAGTCATTTTTATCCCGTAGGTATCCATATCCCGCATGATATTACAGTTTAAGCGTCCTATCCCAAACTTATTTTCAATAAGCACAAGTGTAATGGGTCTACTAAATTAttcaatttgaataatttaatGATCAAATCTACACCGAcggtcatgtgtggcccacctgatggagtcTTCTATAAAAATCACAGCAATCAGATGGTCTTAAACACCCATGACTGGGCCTATCTTCTATTTACAATCTTCTACATCCATTTTTGCATGTCGCTaactggatggtttagatcatctgattagtatgattttttCAAGGCAGCCTATGAAAAGTGGACTGGACGTAATGGTCAGTCCTGATAGGCGAGGATAGATGCCaacaagtccaaatgcaactatatATGGCCATGAGATCACTTTTTATAGATAATTAATTTGTTTTTAATTAATCTTATTATCTATATAAatcccttatttttatttttgtaatctgCAGTTTATGGTGTTTGCGTGCAACGATTCCCGTGTGTGCCCCTCCCATGTCCTGAATTTCCAGCCAGGAGAGGCGTTCATGTTTCGGAACATCGCCAACATGGTCCCACCCCACGACCGGGTGTGTGGACAGCCACGATTAATCACTGGATAATCCATCACTAATCTCCTTACTAATTGGTATTTAATAAAACGTCTGGACTTGATCTATTGTGTGCATTTGCAGGTTAGATATTCTGGAGTTGGAGCTGCCATTGAATATGCAGTGTTGCATCTTGCGGTAAGTACTAGCAGAGATTTTGCAAGTCCTACACGCATTTCTACACGCGGCCACACATGCCAGGCTGTAacatgtgtaggacatccaaGCGGAAtatccagtggggcccacagtgtaaATCATCTCACAAAAAACACGTGCCAATCGCACGTATGATCAGGTAGACCACAAGTGAACGAAATCAATGAATGATGGAATGGAACTTTCATTCATTATTTTGGTACAtttgtggcctaccagagagcCTTGCTTTTTGAACTAAGGTATACAGGACAAGCACTTTGTTACTCTCTTAATTTAAATGAGAATTTAAACGATTAATtttctgctctgataccatgataaataattacatcattttttttttaagttcaaATGGTTAGAGGATAACATATCAATGCATATCAAAAGACTTAACATTCTAACAAGGTGGGACAATACATAGTGGATTTTGATCATATAAATAGTTTCGATAATTGAAAATTGAGCCTACATCTAACATTTATGTTcccaagatttaaaaaaaataaataaataataataataatgataataataataataaaagtatcATGCCTAGGATACACCATAGCAAAT belongs to Magnolia sinica isolate HGM2019 chromosome 8, MsV1, whole genome shotgun sequence and includes:
- the LOC131252808 gene encoding carbonic anhydrase 2-like codes for the protein MAKDSYEDAIATLNKYFSEKVELPPVRSDLPLPPPDMDPVERMRIGFEFFKREKFDKNPELFCKLAEGQSPPFMVFACNDSRVCPSHVLNFQPGEAFMFRNIANMVPPHDRVRYSGVGAAIEYAVLHLAVKNIVVIGHSRCGGIKGLMSLPDDLSTTTDFIEDWVKIGLPARDKVKREFGHLPFEEQCAKCEREAVNVSLKNLLTYPYVRDAVANKKLRLHGGYYDFVIGCYEMWCPPFEITPLIKA